The window TACTCACACCACCTGGCTGGGGTGTAGGTCATGGGCGGGTATTTGTGTAGCCTGGGCAAGGACTGGGGTTCATTCTCTACACCCAAACCAgaacaaatgtacaaaaatagcTCCTGTCAAAGTTGAACctaccaaatataaaaatacctTCTTAATAATACTCGAAATTCAAACCATTTTGAATTCTCTTACTtgtccaaaatatatttatttcctattaggttgaaaaaagtcaaatttgatTGTCACCATTATGTCCCCTTTATCATGTCACCAATCTGTGTGcaagagtttgtgtgtgtgtgtgtgtatgcatgttcaTGAGTTTTGTGGGAGGTGGGAAATGGACCATTTGTGGAGTGCTGCTTTCTCTGTACTTAGCTAACTGCTATATTTTATGTCATTGAATTATTCCTGCACCTATTCTTTTAAAGGACTATTCAGATAAAATATCTTTACTTGTTCATATTCactcttggtttcttttcagCAAGAATTCTGGCAGTTGGTTCTGAGCAGTGCAAGGTACACCCCTTTGGGAACCAACTTTTAACTGGTTCTTTGGCTAGCAGTAATAATCATCCCTACCCATGGGTTCAGGTAGTGTCAGgctgattatttcattttaaaattatccacattAATTTGCCTAATGATTTTAATAACCATTGAAATCCTCaccatggtcttttttttttcccaaattaatAGTCCTAAAGTtatgattttctaatttcatgCTTTTTCCAACCATGATTTCTTCCGAATGACCTCATTGTTAACtgttaaatgactttaaaatgtaattcataCAGGAAAGATtcactgaatacattttctttatttaacaaCTTTCAGAGTAATGAATTGCTATTGCACCAACTTTCATAATAACAAAATGATTCCTTCCTTCCATACAATCTATATGGACTATAGTAGAAACTGCTAGTAGAGATGCCTAGGTATGATAATTCAGGGAGTGCAACCTTTTGGCTAATAATACCAGTGTGCTAtctagaaatattgaaaagattCTCATGTTAGTCTTTTctgaaagacaaaattaatttttatgtccTCTTCCACTAAGAGCCTCAGCAGCACTGTACAGAAAGAGCACTAGATTTGTAGTCAGAGAAAGAATTCAGTCCCTGTACCAAGTCACATTAGTCATTTCTCAACTAGTTCCTTCCAGGTAGCCATCTACACAACAGATGTAATCATTCTTATCAAATGTATCAACAGAAGATGACTCTTTCAAGTGCCAGACCTTACACTTAGAAATTTTACAGAACCAAGGAATGAAGGTAACAGGAAggaatgtttttttattttggtgttttttgttttgtttcattttgttttaatcacaGAGCATATCCACCTTTATCTCCCAACACTGACACAATACTTCTGTGACACAACTCAAATGACCTTAAAAGTCAGGCACTCATTGGCATACAAATGaaccaatcagaaaaaaaaaaaattcttagagtgaCTGTATCCCCCACACTACATGATTGATCATGTTTTGTGCCTATTTTATATCTGAGTTCAGAGACTTCAAAGAAGTAGTTGTTTAATGGATCAAAATCTTATGGAATTCATCTCAGTATTAAACTTCTTTGGTTTCTTCATGGGATTTGAATTCATCAGTCCATGCTTCCCAATCATCTATACAAACCTCACAGAAACACATGCTATAGGTTTAGAAACATGTTaggttctgttctgttctgttatTCATTAGGATGAAACCATCTCTTGCGACTGCTTCAGTGAAACAGGATTTTTTTGTCTACCAACTTCCAGACAACCTCTTTGACAtctttgttcctcaggctgtagattagggggttcagcatggggtTGATGACTGTGTAAAACACAGAAGCCACTTTGACAGTTTGCCTGGAGTTTTTGGAGTTGGGAACACAGTAAAGAGAAAGGATGGTCCCATGGAAGATGGTGATGGCGGTcaggtgggaggcacaggtggagaaggctttgcgACACCCACTGGCAGAAGAGATTTTTAACACAGTCACAACAATAAACACATAGGAGGTGAGGATGATCAGTAGGGTACTCACCTCATTGAAGGTGGCAGAGCCAAAGAGCAGCAGGTAGGGGAGGTGGATGTCAGAGCTGGAGATAGCAATGAGGGCTGTGTACTCACAGAAAAAGTGGTTGATGACATTAAATCCAGAAAAACTCAGTCGAAGAGCATAGCACAGGAGCACCAAGGTGCCAAACATACCCCAGATATATGACCCTGCCACCAGCAGGGCACAGAGTCTCTTTGACATGACTACTATATACAGCAGGGGAatacagatggccacaaagcagtcataggccatcactgccaaTAAGAAAGACTCAGTCACCACAGCTGTGCAGGACAAGAAGTACTGCAGCATGCAGCTGGAGTAGAAGATGCTTTCATCTGTCAAGACCAGGTTCTCCAGCAGCTTGCGGGTGATGATGGAGGAGTAACAGAAGTCAACGAAAGAGAGGTgactgaggaagaagtacatgggggtgtgaaATTTGGGGTTGATCTTGATGATCACGATCATCCCAAGGTTTCCCACCACGGTGATAATGTACACGAGCAGAAACACGGGAAAGAGAGGAACCTGAAGCTCTGGGTGGTCTGTGAAGCCTAAGTGGGCGAAGGTTGTCTCCACACTCAGATTTCTTACCACCATCACTGTAACTCCTTTAGGAGGGAAAGTGTGTTCTAAGACACTTGCTCCTGTCAAATATGAGATGTGTGGAGGTGAGTGAGCATTATGTCATGACTATCTCTGAGCATGAACGGCACAGAACTGATGGAAAATGGGCATAAATAACAAACCAGTGAAGGGTCTGTGAGAAAGTATGAATTATTTGTGTCAAAATATAATACACATTTcaattgtattttgtttatttgcacAAATCAATTAAAGCCAGTGAAAGAATATACTCTACTCTTAAAGAAACTATTTAGGGGAACATAGATAAACAGGAACAATCCCATGTCAGCAACTTTTGCCCATGGCAAGTTTACTTCGTTAATGAATATCTT of the Sciurus carolinensis chromosome 11, mSciCar1.2, whole genome shotgun sequence genome contains:
- the LOC124959350 gene encoding olfactory receptor 5D14-like, producing the protein MSGELVLTVGGAASVLFSSHLPACKFHWSSYVVLSEFKESESRSHKTSCCLPPESARATAEQDDGAAAISVVSVYHGESSEKKLSMLSSYSRCQGRASVLEHTFPPKGVTVMVVRNLSVETTFAHLGFTDHPELQVPLFPVFLLVYIITVVGNLGMIVIIKINPKFHTPMYFFLSHLSFVDFCYSSIITRKLLENLVLTDESIFYSSCMLQYFLSCTAVVTESFLLAVMAYDCFVAICIPLLYIVVMSKRLCALLVAGSYIWGMFGTLVLLCYALRLSFSGFNVINHFFCEYTALIAISSSDIHLPYLLLFGSATFNEVSTLLIILTSYVFIVVTVLKISSASGCRKAFSTCASHLTAITIFHGTILSLYCVPNSKNSRQTVKVASVFYTVINPMLNPLIYSLRNKDVKEVVWKLVDKKILFH